One window of Nocardia sp. NBC_00508 genomic DNA carries:
- the qhpG gene encoding flavin-dependent monooxygenase QhpG: MGYNPHVLVIGGGPAGSTTAALLARAGIRVTLLEKERFPRYHIGESLLASCLSTLRLSGAYDEVAAHGFQVKRGGVFLWQADTWLLDWSRLVDADAWSWQVDRAAFDDILLRNAAKQGAEIIEQATVTNVVFDGDRPTAVEWTGPDDDQTRTTEFDFLVDASGRAGLLAKRHFDMRRQHKAFRNTAIWSYWTGARLHPDSPEGAINVVSTPEGGWIWHIPLSDGRFSVGYVISKRQFLAKRREHESLESYYLDVIRSSAQLSELLEGAQQVDSVRAEQDYSYVADRFYGPGYAIVGDAACFLDPLLSTGVHLATYGALTASAAIATTLRGEMSESEALGFFDYTYRRAYWRFLVLVSRMYEQYVGSEEYFTHASSLTEAHEGDTPQESFTRIMAGLTDVDESSGEQQRTDTDTIVTEAELLAEEPAEVNIKYMGHLDMSPVWNIWRDPLGADTVMGEVRITTEPALGLTSNPRTDAEMEAIVRPFIPPKGTDVTTA; encoded by the coding sequence ATGGGGTACAATCCGCATGTTCTGGTAATAGGTGGAGGCCCAGCCGGTTCGACCACGGCAGCCCTGCTCGCGCGAGCAGGCATCCGCGTGACCCTTCTGGAAAAGGAGAGATTCCCGCGATATCACATCGGGGAGTCACTGCTTGCGTCGTGCTTGTCGACACTGCGCCTGTCCGGCGCCTATGACGAGGTTGCCGCGCACGGCTTCCAGGTCAAGCGTGGCGGGGTCTTTCTGTGGCAGGCCGATACCTGGCTGTTGGACTGGTCTCGGCTCGTGGACGCGGACGCTTGGTCATGGCAGGTCGACCGCGCGGCGTTCGACGACATCCTCCTGCGTAACGCGGCAAAACAGGGCGCCGAGATAATCGAGCAGGCCACCGTGACAAATGTGGTGTTCGACGGCGACCGTCCCACCGCCGTCGAATGGACCGGCCCCGATGACGATCAGACTCGGACCACCGAATTCGACTTCCTCGTCGACGCCTCGGGACGCGCGGGCTTGCTTGCCAAGCGGCATTTCGATATGCGCCGGCAGCACAAGGCCTTCCGGAACACCGCCATCTGGTCGTACTGGACAGGCGCCCGCTTGCATCCGGACAGCCCGGAAGGCGCGATCAACGTCGTTTCGACCCCCGAAGGCGGCTGGATCTGGCACATCCCTCTTTCGGACGGCCGCTTCAGCGTCGGCTATGTGATTTCCAAGCGCCAGTTCCTCGCGAAGCGTCGTGAGCACGAATCACTGGAGTCGTACTATCTCGATGTCATCCGCAGCAGTGCCCAGCTGAGCGAGTTGCTCGAGGGAGCACAGCAGGTCGACAGCGTCCGGGCGGAGCAGGATTACTCCTATGTCGCCGATCGGTTCTACGGTCCGGGTTACGCCATTGTCGGTGACGCGGCATGCTTCCTCGATCCGTTGTTGTCCACTGGCGTGCATTTGGCGACCTACGGAGCGCTGACCGCATCGGCGGCGATTGCGACCACCTTGCGGGGCGAGATGAGCGAGTCCGAGGCCCTGGGGTTCTTCGACTACACCTATCGGCGGGCGTACTGGCGATTCCTGGTCCTGGTTTCGCGGATGTATGAGCAGTACGTCGGGTCCGAGGAATATTTCACGCATGCCAGCAGCCTCACCGAGGCACATGAGGGCGATACCCCGCAGGAGTCGTTCACCAGGATCATGGCGGGACTGACCGATGTGGACGAGTCGTCGGGAGAACAGCAGCGCACCGATACCGACACCATCGTCACCGAGGCCGAACTCCTCGCCGAGGAGCCAGCCGAGGTAAACATCAAATACATGGGCCACTTGGACATGTCCCCGGTGTGGAACATCTGGCGCGATCCGCTCGGGGCGGACACTGTCATGGGCGAGGTGCGTATCACGACCGAACCAGCACTCGGCCTGACCAGCAACCCCCGCACCGACGCGGAGATGGAGGCCATAGTTCGCCCGTTCATTCCACCGAAGGGCACCGACGTCACCACAGCGTAG